Genomic window (Verrucomicrobiia bacterium):
CGCCAGCGCCGCGGTGAGATAACACGCCATGTACAGGAAGGCCCGGACCAGATAGGGCCCGGGGATGGTCTGCGTGCCCTGCAGGGCGTCCGCCATCCAGAACAACTGCCAGTTCGGAACCACCGTGTAGGCCACCCTTGCCCACAGGGACCCGTTCAATCCGGCCGCCTTCAGCGCCTGAAGTTCCTCGGATGACAGCCCCGCCGCTTCCCCGGCGTCCAGGCGTCCGCTTCCGTTGGCATCGTGCCGGGCCACCACCTCGTGCAGCAGCCGCTTCTGAGATTCGTTCCACGGCGACGAGGTCAGCTCCTCGACGCGGGTCGAGAAGGTGCGCCAGGCCGGTTCGGCATGGCGGCCGAAGAGGTAATCGGACATCAGGCCCAGCACGAACACCGCCGAGCACACCGCCAGCGTGGGAATCAGATCGAGTCGTGTGGCGCAGGCCACCGCCAGCCCCGCCAGAATCCACAACGCGAACAGCAGCAGCAGCACCGCCGGGATCAGCCGCGGGTCCGCCCGGCCCTCGTAGCCCTCGGCGAACATGTAGCTCGTGTCCACCCAGGTGTTGATCGCCACGAACGCCACCAGCGTCGTCGCCGCCAGCGCAAAGACCGTGTCCGAAACGAACGGCCGGTTGAGGAAGAAATTGTTGAATCCGCCGATGGCGTAGGCCAAGGCCATCGCCCCGTAAAAGATCGCCAGCGCCCCCAGGTTGGGCTCGCCGTACGAGGTGAAGGCCAGCTTGCTGGCCGTCAGCGCCGCCACCAGGTTCACACCGGTCAGCAACGTCAGCGCCATCGCCACCCCGACGAACTTGGCGGTCAGAAAGCAAATCCGACCCACAGGCTTGGCCAGTACCGCCAGCGCCGTCCCCGACCGCAATTCGTGCGCCACCG
Coding sequences:
- a CDS encoding ABC transporter permease, translating into MRQFATIATNAFMELVRQTVFLVLLSVSAAFIVFLANVYYFALGDDPKLTKDSVLAVIFLTGLFGAVIGAAASVAHELRSGTALAVLAKPVGRICFLTAKFVGVAMALTLLTGVNLVAALTASKLAFTSYGEPNLGALAIFYGAMALAYAIGGFNNFFLNRPFVSDTVFALAATTLVAFVAINTWVDTSYMFAEGYEGRADPRLIPAVLLLLFALWILAGLAVACATRLDLIPTLAVCSAVFVLGLMSDYLFGRHAEPAWRTFSTRVEELTSSPWNESQKRLLHEVVARHDANGSGRLDAGEAAGLSSEELQALKAAGLNGSLWARVAYTVVPNWQLFWMADALQGTQTIPGPYLVRAFLYMACYLTAALALALLLFEDRELT